One genomic window of Leptotrichia shahii includes the following:
- a CDS encoding DIP1984 family protein codes for MKIAEALILRADIQKRIAQLKVRLNNNAKVQENEEPAEDPEFLLTELTALISQLTELVIKINRTNTLSKIDGISLVELIAKKDMLSQKAGILREFIEIASQKVNLYSATEIKIFSTVNIPEQQKNLDKLSKEIRETDTKLQQANWTIDLIGE; via the coding sequence ATGAAAATCGCTGAGGCTCTTATTTTACGTGCTGATATTCAAAAAAGAATTGCACAATTAAAGGTAAGGCTTAATAATAATGCCAAAGTTCAGGAAAATGAAGAACCTGCCGAAGATCCTGAATTTTTATTAACTGAATTAACTGCCTTGATTTCTCAATTAACAGAATTAGTAATAAAGATAAATAGAACAAATACTCTTTCAAAAATTGATGGAATTTCATTAGTAGAGTTAATTGCTAAAAAAGACATGCTTTCACAAAAGGCGGGAATTTTACGTGAATTTATTGAAATTGCAAGTCAAAAGGTAAATTTATATTCTGCAACGGAAATAAAAATTTTTAGTACAGTTAATATACCTGAACAGCAAAAAAATCTGGATAAACTTTCTAAGGAAATTCGTGAAACTGATACAAAATTACAGCAGGCAAACTGGACTATTGATTTAATTGGAGAGTAA
- the hrcA gene encoding heat-inducible transcriptional repressor HrcA — MNDREQLILKAIIKHYLEFGESVGSRTLEKKYNIGVSSATIRNTMADLEDKGLIVKTHTSSGRIPTSEGYKLYVDELLKIRDISQEEKAKVMQAYNKRMNQIDVIFEETSRLLSKISQYAGVVLEPAFTQEGVRKVKLVHINDTTVLAVVIMNSSLTKNLNIFLENPVTENEVEKINDFLNEKITNSQYFTLSDLKDFFTNTNLFSQSDFQGNGISDEGKLFFEGGTNLIENNTSDIMNIINRVKLFNNPNDLRNVFSQFLQMEEFQDGEVNVIFGEDLKIAGLEDFSFVFSVYTLNNAKGIIGVIGPKRMEYSKTVGLVEYVAEEVNQLLNQKINKKESGVFKCLRKI, encoded by the coding sequence ATGAATGATAGGGAGCAATTAATTTTAAAGGCTATTATCAAGCATTATCTGGAATTTGGTGAGAGTGTAGGATCACGGACACTTGAGAAAAAATACAATATTGGAGTGTCTTCAGCCACTATTCGAAATACAATGGCAGATTTGGAAGATAAGGGTCTAATTGTAAAAACACATACATCTTCTGGACGTATTCCGACAAGTGAAGGATATAAGCTGTATGTCGATGAGCTTTTGAAAATTAGAGATATTTCCCAAGAGGAAAAGGCGAAAGTCATGCAGGCGTACAATAAGCGGATGAATCAAATTGATGTGATATTTGAAGAAACATCCAGGTTATTGTCAAAGATTAGTCAATATGCTGGTGTTGTTTTGGAGCCAGCATTTACGCAGGAAGGTGTAAGAAAGGTAAAGCTGGTGCATATTAATGACACGACCGTACTTGCTGTGGTTATAATGAATTCTTCTCTTACAAAAAATTTGAATATTTTTTTGGAAAATCCTGTAACTGAAAATGAAGTTGAGAAAATAAACGATTTTTTAAATGAAAAAATTACAAATAGTCAGTATTTTACGTTATCTGATTTAAAAGATTTTTTTACAAATACAAATCTATTTTCACAAAGCGATTTCCAAGGCAATGGGATTTCAGATGAAGGAAAATTATTTTTTGAAGGCGGAACGAATCTTATTGAAAACAATACATCTGATATAATGAACATTATAAATCGTGTAAAACTGTTTAACAATCCGAATGATTTGCGAAATGTATTTTCACAGTTTTTGCAAATGGAGGAATTTCAAGATGGAGAAGTGAATGTAATTTTTGGAGAAGATTTGAAAATTGCAGGGCTTGAGGATTTCTCATTCGTATTTTCGGTTTATACGCTTAATAATGCGAAGGGAATTATCGGTGTGATTGGACCAAAGCGGATGGAATATTCAAAGACGGTTGGACTCGTTGAGTATGTGGCAGAGGAAGTAAATCAGTTGTTAAATCAAAAAATAAATAAGAAGGAGAGTGGGGTTTTTAAATGTCTGAGAAAGATTTAG
- the grpE gene encoding nucleotide exchange factor GrpE — MSEKDLEKEEKVEESKEAVDKEDKTDDSEKEIKEETPEEVIAKLEKDLEEWKSSYTRKLAEFQNFTKRKENEVAEMKKYASEGIITKLLDNIDNLERAEQASAETKNFDALVEGVNMILRNLKNLLTEEGVEELEAAEGVKFNPYEHQAMMTENVENLDNDVIVKVFQKGYKLKGKVIRPAMVTVNKK, encoded by the coding sequence ATGTCTGAGAAAGATTTAGAAAAAGAAGAAAAAGTCGAAGAATCAAAGGAAGCGGTAGATAAGGAAGATAAAACTGATGATTCTGAAAAGGAAATTAAAGAAGAAACACCTGAAGAAGTAATTGCAAAACTTGAGAAGGACTTGGAAGAATGGAAAAGTTCTTATACAAGAAAGTTAGCTGAGTTTCAAAACTTTACAAAAAGAAAAGAAAATGAAGTTGCTGAAATGAAAAAATATGCTTCCGAAGGAATTATCACAAAATTATTAGATAACATTGATAATTTAGAAAGAGCTGAACAGGCCTCTGCTGAAACTAAAAACTTTGATGCACTGGTTGAAGGAGTTAATATGATTTTGAGAAATTTGAAAAATCTTTTGACTGAAGAAGGTGTTGAAGAATTGGAAGCAGCAGAAGGTGTGAAATTTAATCCTTATGAACATCAAGCGATGATGACTGAAAATGTGGAAAATTTAGACAATGATGTTATTGTGAAAGTGTTCCAAAAAGGATATAAATTGAAAGGGAAAGTTATAAGACCAGCGATGGTAACAGTTAATAAAAAGTAA
- the dnaK gene encoding molecular chaperone DnaK — MSKIIGIDLGTTNSCVAVMEGGNFAIIPNSDGGRTTPSVVNIKDNGEIIVGEIAKRQAITNPDSTVISIKTQMGSDYKVNIHGKDYTPQEISAMILKKLKKDAESYLGETVTEAVITVPAYFTDAQRQATKDAGEIAGLKVQRIINEPTAAALSYGLDKKKEEKVLVFDLGGGTFDVSVLEIGDGVVEVISTSGNNHLGGDNFDQKIIDWLADEFKKETGIDLRNDKMAIQRLKDAAEDAKKKLSTTLETQISLPFITMDATGPKHLEKKLTRAAFDELTKDLVEATKGPVKQALEDADLDPSGIDEILLVGGSTRIPAVQEWVKSFFGKEPNKSINPDEVVAAGAAIQGGVLMGDVKDVLLLDVTPLSLGIETMGGVFTKIIDRNTTVPVKKSQVFSTAADNQPAVSIVVLQGERARAADNHKLGEFNLNDIPPAPRGVPQIEVTFDIDANGIVHVSAKDLGTGKENTVTISGSSNLSKEDIEKMKKDAEANEAEDAKFKELVEARNQADQLVIATEKTIKENESKLQGTEKEDIEKAIEELKKVKDGDDIEAIRKGIEELSKVSQGFATRMYQEAAAQQGAQGGEAAGDNNNSSADNVEDAEVVD, encoded by the coding sequence ATGAGTAAAATAATAGGAATAGATTTAGGAACAACAAACAGCTGCGTGGCAGTTATGGAAGGTGGAAACTTTGCGATAATACCAAATAGTGATGGAGGAAGAACAACACCTTCAGTAGTAAATATTAAAGATAATGGAGAAATTATAGTTGGGGAAATTGCTAAAAGACAAGCAATTACAAATCCTGATTCAACAGTAATTTCAATTAAAACACAAATGGGATCAGATTATAAAGTAAATATTCATGGAAAAGATTATACACCACAAGAAATTTCAGCAATGATTTTGAAAAAATTGAAAAAAGATGCTGAAAGCTATTTAGGAGAAACTGTAACAGAAGCAGTAATTACTGTACCAGCTTACTTTACTGATGCTCAAAGACAAGCAACTAAAGATGCAGGAGAAATTGCAGGACTGAAAGTCCAAAGAATTATTAATGAACCAACAGCAGCGGCATTATCTTATGGATTAGATAAGAAAAAAGAAGAAAAAGTATTAGTATTTGACTTAGGTGGAGGTACATTTGACGTATCAGTATTGGAAATTGGAGATGGAGTAGTAGAAGTTATTTCAACTTCAGGAAACAACCACTTAGGTGGAGATAACTTTGACCAAAAAATTATTGACTGGTTAGCTGATGAATTTAAAAAAGAAACTGGAATTGATTTAAGAAATGATAAAATGGCAATTCAAAGATTGAAAGATGCAGCAGAAGATGCTAAGAAAAAATTATCAACAACATTAGAAACACAAATTTCATTGCCATTCATTACAATGGACGCAACTGGACCAAAACATTTGGAAAAGAAATTAACTAGGGCGGCATTTGATGAATTGACAAAAGATTTAGTTGAAGCAACTAAAGGACCTGTTAAACAAGCATTAGAAGATGCAGATTTAGATCCAAGTGGAATTGATGAAATCTTGTTAGTTGGTGGATCAACAAGAATCCCAGCAGTTCAAGAATGGGTTAAATCATTCTTTGGAAAAGAACCTAATAAATCAATTAACCCTGATGAAGTTGTAGCAGCAGGAGCAGCTATTCAAGGTGGAGTATTAATGGGAGATGTTAAAGACGTATTGTTATTAGATGTAACTCCATTGTCATTAGGAATTGAAACAATGGGAGGAGTATTTACTAAGATTATTGATAGAAATACTACAGTTCCTGTTAAAAAATCACAAGTATTTTCAACAGCGGCTGATAATCAACCAGCAGTATCAATCGTTGTATTGCAAGGGGAAAGAGCTAGAGCGGCTGACAACCATAAATTAGGAGAATTTAACTTGAATGACATTCCGCCTGCACCAAGAGGAGTACCTCAAATCGAAGTAACATTTGATATTGATGCAAATGGTATCGTGCATGTATCAGCTAAGGATTTAGGAACTGGTAAAGAAAATACAGTAACAATTTCTGGTTCATCTAATTTGTCTAAAGAAGACATCGAAAAAATGAAAAAAGACGCTGAAGCAAATGAAGCTGAAGATGCTAAGTTTAAAGAATTAGTAGAAGCTAGAAACCAAGCTGACCAATTAGTAATTGCAACTGAAAAAACTATAAAAGAAAATGAATCTAAATTGCAAGGAACTGAAAAAGAAGACATCGAAAAAGCAATCGAAGAATTGAAGAAAGTAAAAGATGGAGACGACATCGAAGCAATCAGAAAAGGAATCGAAGAATTGTCGAAAGTATCTCAAGGATTTGCAACTAGAATGTACCAAGAAGCAGCAGCTCAACAAGGAGCACAAGGTGGAGAAGCGGCTGGAGATAATAATAATTCTAGCGCTGACAATGTGGAAGATGCGGAAGTTGTGGATTAA
- a CDS encoding AbrB/MazE/SpoVT family DNA-binding domain-containing protein — translation MAEVLKIQKWGNSQGIRLPKKILEILDLKVNDTILIEEGDNCLKLKKIKKEKRKTIKELFANYNEDYEKQEIDWGEPVGKEVW, via the coding sequence ATGGCAGAGGTTTTAAAAATACAAAAATGGGGAAACAGTCAGGGAATAAGACTTCCTAAAAAAATATTGGAAATACTTGATTTAAAAGTAAATGATACTATTTTGATAGAAGAGGGAGATAATTGCCTTAAATTAAAAAAAATAAAAAAAGAAAAAAGAAAGACAATAAAGGAATTGTTTGCAAATTATAATGAGGATTATGAAAAACAGGAAATAGATTGGGGAGAACCAGTAGGTAAAGAGGTATGGTAA
- a CDS encoding type II toxin-antitoxin system PemK/MazF family toxin — MVKQGDIIKINFNPQMGHEQAGYRPAVIVSNGTFNRVTNLVLVCPITDSIDKFPLHIKLDNRTATMGIILCEHLKSLDINKRSYKIIEKLPEDILEKVVDIIFSEIEIE, encoded by the coding sequence ATGGTAAAACAAGGGGATATAATAAAGATAAATTTTAATCCGCAGATGGGACATGAACAAGCTGGATATCGTCCTGCGGTTATAGTAAGTAATGGTACTTTCAATAGGGTAACAAATTTAGTTTTAGTTTGTCCAATTACAGATTCAATAGACAAATTTCCGCTTCATATAAAATTAGACAATCGGACTGCTACGATGGGCATAATTTTATGTGAACACCTTAAATCTTTGGATATTAATAAAAGAAGTTATAAAATTATTGAAAAATTACCAGAGGATATTTTAGAAAAAGTCGTAGACATTATTTTTTCAGAAATAGAAATTGAATAA
- a CDS encoding aldose 1-epimerase family protein: MESTVRTLKCGSVEIAVADRGAELRSYKVDGEEFMWDRNPEIWAASSPVLFPFVGSIKNGVYNYKGKDYEITTRHGFARTEDFDFVEKTENSLKFRFSSNSETLKKYPFEFDLFLTYTVNDGILEIGYDVVNKNNSEMYFSLGTHPAFALNVNDGLKLDDYYLEFEKNETSQKYKLTNNGLVFDEKVDYLNNTNKIQITENVFDDDAIVFEGLKSEKVTIKNNKNSKELSVEYKGFPYIAFWSKPKAPYVCIEPWYGISDFENCTGKLEEKTGILKLENGENFFAKLVIEGKK, encoded by the coding sequence ATGGAAAGTACAGTAAGAACTTTAAAATGTGGAAGTGTTGAAATCGCAGTTGCTGATAGAGGGGCTGAATTGAGAAGTTACAAGGTAGATGGAGAAGAATTTATGTGGGATAGAAATCCTGAAATCTGGGCTGCCAGCTCACCTGTGTTGTTTCCGTTTGTAGGTAGCATAAAAAATGGAGTATACAATTATAAAGGGAAAGACTATGAAATCACTACACGACATGGATTTGCAAGAACAGAAGATTTTGATTTTGTTGAAAAAACTGAAAATTCTTTGAAATTTAGATTTTCTTCAAATAGTGAAACTTTAAAAAAATATCCGTTTGAATTTGATTTGTTTTTAACTTATACAGTTAATGACGGTATCTTGGAAATTGGATATGATGTTGTAAATAAAAATAATTCTGAGATGTATTTTTCACTAGGAACACATCCTGCATTTGCACTTAATGTGAACGATGGTCTAAAATTAGATGACTATTACTTGGAATTTGAAAAAAATGAAACTTCGCAAAAATATAAACTTACTAATAATGGGCTAGTTTTTGATGAAAAAGTTGATTATTTGAATAATACTAACAAGATTCAAATTACTGAAAATGTATTTGATGATGATGCAATAGTATTTGAAGGTTTAAAATCAGAAAAAGTTACAATAAAAAATAATAAAAATTCTAAAGAATTAAGCGTTGAATATAAAGGATTCCCGTATATTGCATTTTGGAGTAAGCCAAAAGCTCCTTATGTGTGTATAGAACCTTGGTATGGAATTTCAGATTTTGAAAACTGTACAGGGAAATTGGAAGAAAAGACAGGGATTCTAAAATTGGAAAATGGTGAAAACTTTTTTGCAAAATTAGTTATTGAAGGGAAAAAATAG